The Peromyscus eremicus chromosome 16_21, PerEre_H2_v1, whole genome shotgun sequence genome includes the window GCTGCAGGGGTCATGTAGGATGTTCTTCTATTTGTCACTTCTTCACAGCCAGGCTCAGGGATGTCCTGACAGAGTCTGGTCACAGGAGGAGAAGATGTGGGCTTCCCAGGTGAATAACCCTGTGCTTCTCTGTGTCCGGGTTCACACAGCCACAACCTTGATGCCCGTTTTAACCTATGGTGTGCGGCCCTCATCTCACACACAGCAGCCTTGGAGAGCTGTTGATGCCAATGGCCACGAGAACCTTTCTAGCCTAAATGCTGCCTCAGGCACTCAGGCACTCAGGCACTCAGGCACTGAATGTGTGCTACCCATGGGGCCACAGTGTTTGCCTGGACCTCCTGACCCTCTCCACAGAAGCTGTATCTGAAGTGTGACCTCTCCAGCAGCCTACCTACCATAGAATCCCAGTAATAAATATTACAGCTCCCTGTCCTCCTCATCCTTTGGCTGCCACTGATTATTTCGGCTGAGGTAGAATCAGATCCTTGACAGTGAGGATGGGCCCTCTGTGTCTGCCCTCATGCTGGTTCAGAAGAGATGCCGATCCTTCCCGGGGACACCAGCCACCAGGTCCTTTCATGATTCTGAATGCTTGGGTGCTGTTCATGTGTTGCTTTCAAGTCAGGAGTGGTGAGCACAGCTCCATTCAGAAGGTTTCCTGGAGAAGAGATGGTAATACTGACAGGATGAGAGGGCAGAAGCCAAGGCCTTTCCAACTCCAAGGCAGAACggcagaggtgggaaggagaGTGGGCGTGTTCCAACCCAAGGCCTCAGAGAACGAGTTGAAAGAAGTCATTGCTTGCACAGAATGACCTATGGCAGAACCTGGTGGTACTGACTAGTCAGGGTCTGGCCAACCCCGACAAAGCTGTGCACATGCGCCATGCTGGCTGGCTCCAGCCTGCAGCTGAGGCAGGGCTGGTCCTTGTGATTCCCAAAGAGAAGCACTGTGACACCGCAGTGTCCTGCAGactcctgtcctgtcctgggtAAAGAGTAGGTTTGGATGAGGCCAGCGGGTCTTTGTGAAGTCAACCCCATGAGGTTCTCTGCTTCTTGAGCTATTGGCCCTCATCCTTTTCATAGACCTTAGAGAGATTGGCTATCTCAGTCTTCATTTACAACATGAACTGCTTTCTGGCCATCAGCCTCATTGCTCTGTGGCATGAGGGGCAGCCAAGCACATACGGCTTCCAGCAGCCCTGGGCTCAGACAAGGATTCCTTCATCTCatgccctctccctcccccacatgCCTGAGCCCTGTTGTCTCTACCCCACATACAATCCTCACATCGGGTAAATGAAgatggagattctggtccttgGTTCTCCTGAATGAGGTCGTGCAGATGCAGCTCCTGCAGAAATAACGAGCCTGTCCTGTGGGTGAGCCGGAGCCATGGCTGGCTTGCAAGTCCCCACTTTCAGTTATCCACAAAGAAGTCCGTGTCAGGCCAGAAGGCCATGGCAACTACGTGAAGGAGCGACTTGCCACTGTTTGCTGTCCAAAGAAAGCCCCAGGATTTCTGGGCAATAGCCACAGAAGCTTTACTGGGCAGCAGGGGCCCAGAATGGCTCAGGACCCCACTGAGCCTCTATCTGGAGCCCTGGGGCTGAGCTGCTGGGGCTGGTTGTCCACCGAGGCACAGACCTGGGTACCTAGCCTGGAAGGTTCCAACTTGAGCTGGCTCAGGTCCAGGAAAAGGTCATGACATCTCTGGTCCTGGGGGTTGGCTGGGGAGGAGAAGCCACAGACAGCTGCTCCGTCAGGAGCGTTGCTGCTTGTCGGTTTCTTTTGCACAGTGTTGGGACCCCAAGCCTGAGGCTTCCAGAAGAGCCCATTGCCCCTATCCTGTCTGGGAGAACGGCCGTCTGGATAGATTTGCAGGGCTGCCACGTGGGCCACGCAGCCTACAAGCATGGACCCTGGATCAAGAGTACTTCCCCCATGCCCTGGTCTTAAGGGGCCTTGAGCGTGCCTCTGGCTGGCAGGTATCCCCAGTTCCTTCCTAGAGCTAGCACAGGTTACAGGGTTTAGAgctgtgcttttcctggaaatgCCTGTTGTCATGGTAGCTGCAGAGGAGGACCGGCCTTCGGAGAGGGCTTGTGTTCCTTCCTCTAGAGAGCCATCCTTAGATGGGACACTAACACCCCTTGCAGGCTCCCCTTGGACCTCACGCTCTCTTATAAGCAAGTCTTTGGTTCCTAGGTGTGCCCAGGGCTCCTCTCTGCTGGGTGCCAAGCATGTCCTGGCCTTGCCCATATCTAAGGCCTGGTCTTCCCTGCCTTCTAGGCTGTCTGTTGGTCCCTTGAGGGCTCTATGGGGGTCAGGTGGAGCAACAGGCTCCCTAAGGACCAGGGCAGGGGTAGGGGCAGGGGCAGGCGCAGgcgcaggggcaggggcaggtggcATCCTGCGCAACCAGTTGACGATGCCCATGGTGATGGCAAGTTCTGTGTCACAGAGCTTCAGCAGGCATTCCTTGCCCTTCCAGGTGCTCTGCAGGAAGCCCTGGCTGAGTAAGTCAGGGCCGGGCGCTGGGGCCAGGTTCTCCTCAGCTCCCACGTGGAAGCTACACATAGACAGTGGGGTCCCCAGGGCAGGCCCTGAAAgactctcagacacacacagatcatCATCCAGGATTGGGCCAACAGGGGCCTCGCTGGGGTCATAGAAGAGTTCATAGAGGGCATCCCCACTGTAGCTGTCCCTGGGGAAAGTGGCTGCCGATGTCCCAGGGCTCAcagcttcctttttctcctcctcaagGCCCGGTGAGAAGGAGTCATAGTAACCTTCATCACTGGTGGACACAGATTCTGGCTGTTCACTTTTGGGGGTACCTGTGTCTATGGAGCTGGCTTTGGAGCCACTGGGGGGACCCCTGCAAGGCAACAGGGGCAGTTCGGCTAGCCCAGCTGCATCTAACCTGAGCGGGTCTGTGTCTGTCCCCTGGGGACTCCTCAGCCTTGGGCCCAGCAGGGCACGCTGTTGCTGCTTCACGGAGCGATTCACATTGTCCCAGAACTTGGTGAAGTCTGACGCTTCATTCTGGGCAGGTGATGCCAGCTGTTCCACACTACCCTGGGAGGGACCACAGGGAGTTTTGCTGTCCAGAGCTTGGGGTGAACGGGCTGGGCTCTCCGGACCTTCTTTCATCTCCACAGATGGCACCGAGCTCCCATCTGCAAAGATCTCCCCACAGCCGGTAAGCGAATCGAAGCTTTTGAGGGAGGCCACATCCTCACACAGGGCGCTGCAGAGGTCAAAGGGCGAGTCAGGCAGAAACTCGCTGTCAGACAGGTCCTGGCATAGGc containing:
- the Amer3 gene encoding APC membrane recruitment protein 3 → MELRRGKTFIKSSVQISHEKLIDPPAPAPAKEDTGPWSLSLGEQPRPYGEKSSQTSPRVQGCGQCPNKEIQSDPEGGPGPLCGTTFKLVRKSKTHESVPGAAKAAAAATGQMVSSMSFPETPGGQRMIDYRHFVPQMPFVPAVAKSIPRKRISLKRSKKCFRNLFHIRRSKTENLASLSAKGKSLSSPGTPLGAAVQQGKPFLSMGEGLGLDSLCQDLSDSEFLPDSPFDLCSALCEDVASLKSFDSLTGCGEIFADGSSVPSVEMKEGPESPARSPQALDSKTPCGPSQGSVEQLASPAQNEASDFTKFWDNVNRSVKQQQRALLGPRLRSPQGTDTDPLRLDAAGLAELPLLPCRGPPSGSKASSIDTGTPKSEQPESVSTSDEGYYDSFSPGLEEEKKEAVSPGTSAATFPRDSYSGDALYELFYDPSEAPVGPILDDDLCVSESLSGPALGTPLSMCSFHVGAEENLAPAPGPDLLSQGFLQSTWKGKECLLKLCDTELAITMGIVNWLRRMPPAPAPAPAPAPAPTPALVLREPVAPPDPHRALKGPTDSLEGREDQALDMGKARTCLAPSREEPWAHLGTKDLLIREREVQGEPARGVSVPSKDGSLEEGTQALSEGRSSSAATMTTGISRKSTALNPVTCASSRKELGIPASQRHAQGPLRPGHGGSTLDPGSMLVGCVAHVAALQIYPDGRSPRQDRGNGLFWKPQAWGPNTVQKKPTSSNAPDGAAVCGFSSPANPQDQRCHDLFLDLSQLKLEPSRLGTQVCASVDNQPQQLSPRAPDRGSVGS